In the genome of Paenibacillus pabuli, one region contains:
- a CDS encoding discoidin domain-containing protein — translation MWKKWPLLGLAFTLAVGLSVPGTHEVRASEGDSQPSINRAGENLSLGTDGRSRLYPNDWYPGYKDEQGRFLHDFSYAGYRRGETELPKTAKNKRIDVTKSPYFADPSGGRDATQAIQKAIDAAVALGGGVVYLPKGTYQVNPQDGKDYSLNISASRVVLKGDGMNKTHIYNAQQNMKNKDIIRIGNGDWKKTGISTKLRKSVNDPTVLLPVEDTSGFAVNDYVVISFETTPGFLRELGMQNKWSSRLGKVEPLFYRQILGIDHENKTITLDIPTRYPMKLRDDITISQTADPIVEVGLEDFSIANIQNAKSGLGEDDFKVVGTAGYEADNAKAVNVIAVANSWIRNVNTYKPAGNTDYHLLSKGIILDRTKNVTVDHVTMQYPQYRGANGNGYLYQVIGNDNLIKNSKAIGARHSFTYANFSANGNVLQSSYSEKPSLLTDFHMYLSMANLIDNLVVNGDGISAITRDYGSSETNRHGVVTTESVFWNTTGQAAHPSKSGVIVESEQFGNGYVIGTKGKDTGVNVNIVGSIPDANTQPFDMAEGIGEGNRLSPQSLYQDQSKKRIKDIHLGLQSLLVNGEAIAGMQFLRTDYVHTLPYGTTETPIISAKAYAKEAKVKIKQPLGTNGTGEITVSYRGHTQNVSVKFKVADTPVLPENISISPNKTLPGWRVAGNVISAGVSGELSSFVTLDNGEIVNIAELDVPVTYMSNDETIGYTEGATFHAVKAGIVDIIVSCVFNGVTVEAREKFEVKEPMAEPEGPFAVVTKVTASSDDGNLPIHTIDRDPDSRWSADGKGQYLQLELEQQTEVGQVSIQFYNGHTRSNYFDLEVSNDGINYQKVLSSVTSQKQAAYETFEFEPVQAKFIRYVGQGNESNTWNSIIEFWVHVVG, via the coding sequence ATGTGGAAAAAGTGGCCTTTGTTAGGATTGGCATTTACGTTGGCTGTTGGATTGTCTGTACCTGGAACCCATGAGGTTCGAGCGTCAGAGGGTGACTCACAGCCATCTATTAATCGTGCGGGTGAGAATCTGTCTTTAGGAACGGATGGTAGAAGCAGGCTCTATCCAAACGATTGGTATCCAGGATATAAAGATGAACAGGGAAGGTTTCTCCATGACTTTTCGTATGCCGGTTACCGGCGTGGGGAAACAGAACTACCTAAAACGGCTAAAAACAAACGTATCGACGTTACCAAATCACCTTATTTTGCCGATCCTTCAGGGGGCCGTGATGCAACACAGGCTATTCAAAAGGCAATTGATGCTGCTGTTGCGTTAGGTGGGGGTGTCGTGTATCTTCCCAAGGGTACATATCAGGTTAACCCTCAGGACGGCAAGGATTATTCATTAAACATTTCTGCAAGTCGTGTGGTCCTGAAAGGTGACGGGATGAACAAGACTCATATCTATAATGCACAGCAAAATATGAAAAACAAGGATATTATCCGGATTGGTAACGGAGATTGGAAGAAAACCGGAATTTCCACGAAACTTCGCAAATCCGTTAACGATCCAACCGTCCTGCTGCCCGTTGAGGATACAAGCGGGTTTGCAGTGAATGATTACGTGGTCATTTCATTCGAAACGACGCCAGGTTTCTTGCGTGAGTTGGGCATGCAAAACAAGTGGTCGTCACGTCTCGGTAAAGTAGAACCATTATTCTATCGTCAAATCCTGGGCATAGATCACGAGAATAAAACGATTACGCTAGACATTCCGACGCGTTATCCAATGAAGCTGCGCGATGATATTACGATTAGTCAGACCGCAGATCCGATTGTCGAAGTAGGTTTGGAAGATTTCTCAATCGCAAACATTCAAAATGCGAAGTCGGGGCTAGGTGAGGATGACTTCAAAGTCGTTGGAACTGCTGGATATGAAGCCGATAATGCCAAAGCGGTCAATGTGATTGCAGTGGCGAACAGCTGGATCCGCAATGTTAACACGTATAAGCCAGCTGGCAATACAGATTATCATCTGTTATCCAAAGGTATTATTCTGGACCGTACGAAGAACGTCACTGTGGATCATGTAACCATGCAGTACCCGCAGTATCGTGGAGCGAACGGAAACGGTTATTTATATCAAGTTATAGGCAATGATAATCTTATTAAGAATAGTAAGGCAATAGGAGCTAGACATAGTTTCACATATGCCAATTTCTCTGCAAACGGGAATGTGCTGCAAAGTTCGTATTCTGAGAAGCCTTCATTACTGACTGATTTTCATATGTATTTGAGCATGGCGAACCTGATCGACAACCTGGTCGTCAACGGGGACGGAATCTCTGCCATTACGCGGGACTATGGATCATCCGAAACGAATCGTCATGGAGTGGTAACCACGGAAAGTGTGTTCTGGAATACGACCGGTCAGGCGGCACACCCTAGTAAATCCGGCGTTATTGTAGAATCAGAACAATTCGGGAATGGATATGTCATTGGAACAAAAGGAAAGGACACCGGCGTGAACGTTAACATTGTTGGTTCCATTCCGGATGCGAATACGCAGCCATTTGATATGGCGGAGGGCATTGGGGAGGGCAATCGTTTATCCCCGCAAAGTTTATATCAGGATCAGAGCAAGAAACGAATCAAAGATATTCATCTGGGGCTTCAATCTCTGTTGGTGAATGGCGAAGCTATAGCGGGTATGCAGTTCTTAAGAACGGATTACGTTCATACTTTGCCTTATGGCACAACGGAAACGCCGATCATCTCTGCAAAAGCTTATGCGAAGGAAGCCAAGGTTAAAATTAAGCAGCCGCTAGGAACTAATGGAACTGGAGAGATCACTGTATCGTATCGAGGTCATACTCAGAACGTGAGCGTGAAATTCAAAGTAGCAGATACACCGGTACTTCCAGAGAATATCTCCATCAGTCCTAATAAAACGCTTCCAGGATGGAGAGTTGCAGGCAATGTGATCAGCGCAGGAGTGAGCGGCGAATTATCCTCTTTTGTTACATTAGATAATGGTGAGATCGTGAACATTGCAGAATTGGATGTTCCTGTCACGTATATGTCAAATGATGAGACTATTGGATATACGGAAGGAGCTACCTTCCATGCGGTAAAAGCCGGAATTGTAGACATCATTGTGAGCTGCGTCTTTAATGGCGTAACTGTCGAGGCACGAGAGAAATTTGAAGTCAAAGAGCCTATGGCCGAACCGGAAGGACCGTTCGCAGTCGTAACCAAGGTTACGGCAAGTTCAGATGACGGCAATCTGCCGATCCATACGATCGACCGTGATCCAGACTCCAGATGGTCCGCAGATGGAAAGGGACAATACCTGCAGTTGGAGCTCGAGCAACAGACCGAAGTAGGGCAGGTAAGCATTCAATTCTATAATGGGCATACACGGTCCAATTATTTTGATTTGGAAGTATCAAATGATGGTATTAATTACCAAAAGGTGTTGAGTAGTGTGACCAGTCAAAAACAGGCTGCCTATGAAACATTTGAATTTGAACCGGTTCAGGCGAAATTCATTCGTTATGTCGGGCAAGGAAACGAATCCAACACCTGGAATAGCATTATTGAATTTTGGGTACACGTCGTAGGATAA
- a CDS encoding sensor histidine kinase — translation MERIESETGKQNQSDLLGFMQIIRSQRHDFNFHLQAVYGMLENNKYKECKDYILTMVQDASVVNDVLPLSEPAVSALLSTFNEIAVMKNIKLDIVVHYSLEQMPCSVYETNKIIGNLLQNAIDEVEHYDDYSRWIGIMILKRNSNNVIKVSNKLYRDADHLKEIFNLGYTTKEAHEGIGLSTVQRIVNKYKGTVHFELEEDMIHFIVKVPFRY, via the coding sequence TTGGAACGGATTGAATCTGAGACAGGCAAACAAAATCAAAGTGATTTGTTGGGTTTTATGCAAATTATTCGTTCTCAGCGTCATGACTTCAATTTTCATTTGCAAGCAGTTTATGGGATGTTAGAGAACAATAAATATAAGGAATGTAAGGATTATATTTTAACGATGGTCCAGGACGCGAGTGTTGTTAATGATGTTCTACCGCTGAGTGAACCTGCAGTCAGTGCGTTGCTGAGCACGTTTAATGAGATCGCTGTTATGAAAAACATTAAATTGGATATTGTGGTCCATTATAGTTTGGAACAAATGCCCTGTTCCGTTTACGAAACGAATAAAATAATCGGGAATTTACTGCAGAACGCTATAGATGAAGTGGAGCATTATGATGATTACTCACGATGGATTGGTATCATGATATTAAAACGTAACAGTAACAATGTTATTAAAGTTTCAAATAAGTTATACAGAGATGCAGACCATTTAAAAGAGATCTTTAATTTAGGGTATACTACTAAAGAAGCGCATGAGGGAATAGGGCTTTCAACAGTACAGCGAATTGTTAATAAATATAAGGGTACAGTACATTTTGAACTTGAAGAAGATATGATTCATTTTATTGTGAAGGTTCCGTTTCGATATTAA
- a CDS encoding sugar O-acetyltransferase encodes MKEEKDKMYYERGTMEQREKSLRAQKLVKAYNDSDPEDEQEKEQLIRKLFGSIQEGFSIEHNFHCDLGYNIHVGRNFYAGYNCTILDMAEVRIGDDCMIGPNVGIYTAGHNIDPRDRNKSGYGIPITIGNNVWIGGHCVVLPGVSIGDNSIVAAGSIVIKDVPANTIVARNPAKVLKQITE; translated from the coding sequence ATGAAAGAAGAAAAAGATAAGATGTATTACGAACGAGGAACGATGGAGCAACGAGAAAAAAGCTTAAGAGCCCAAAAACTAGTGAAGGCTTATAATGACAGCGATCCAGAAGATGAACAAGAGAAAGAACAATTGATTCGAAAACTATTTGGCAGCATACAGGAAGGTTTTAGCATCGAGCATAATTTTCATTGTGATTTAGGTTATAACATTCATGTTGGCCGAAATTTTTATGCAGGGTACAATTGCACCATACTTGATATGGCGGAGGTTCGTATCGGTGATGATTGCATGATTGGACCTAATGTTGGTATTTATACAGCGGGTCACAATATCGATCCAAGAGATCGAAATAAATCAGGTTACGGTATTCCCATAACGATTGGAAATAATGTTTGGATTGGAGGGCACTGTGTAGTTCTTCCAGGTGTTTCAATAGGGGACAATTCCATTGTTGCTGCTGGTTCTATTGTAATAAAGGATGTGCCAGCGAATACGATAGTCGCTCGGAATCCAGCCAAAGTACTTAAGCAAATCACAGAGTGA
- a CDS encoding LytR/AlgR family response regulator transcription factor codes for METNLKVLIVDDEQVCLDTLRASLDVFNDVRIVGEATNALEAIRCLQNHNVDLVFLDIKMGDTNGFELAEHIQSMYPEILLIFLTGNVEFALTGYDFSPIDFLVKPVHVIRLEKALSKVRSVRRREKEKAITQIGIHVDGGMEIITVDNITFIEKVGRKVLIHFDNGKVIHTSDSLQKLESVFSEFDFFRSHQSFLIPLDKIEGIYIDDFKRSYNLKLKNAKDVLPLSRDKHIELKRYLSQKGIQFH; via the coding sequence TTGGAGACAAATCTGAAGGTACTCATCGTAGATGATGAGCAAGTTTGTTTGGATACGCTAAGAGCATCTCTCGACGTTTTTAATGATGTTCGCATTGTTGGGGAAGCTACAAATGCGTTGGAAGCCATTAGGTGTTTACAGAATCACAACGTGGATCTAGTATTTCTCGATATCAAAATGGGGGATACCAATGGCTTTGAACTTGCTGAACACATTCAATCTATGTATCCCGAAATCCTGTTGATTTTCTTAACCGGGAATGTCGAATTTGCATTAACTGGATATGATTTTAGTCCAATTGATTTCCTTGTTAAGCCAGTTCATGTAATACGATTGGAAAAAGCACTATCGAAAGTGAGAAGCGTAAGACGCAGGGAGAAGGAAAAGGCTATAACCCAAATCGGCATCCACGTGGATGGGGGGATGGAAATCATTACGGTGGATAACATCACGTTTATAGAAAAAGTGGGACGCAAAGTTCTCATTCATTTTGATAATGGAAAGGTTATTCATACAAGTGATTCTCTACAGAAATTAGAATCTGTCTTTAGTGAATTTGATTTCTTTCGTTCCCATCAATCGTTTTTAATTCCTTTAGACAAAATAGAGGGTATTTATATAGATGATTTCAAAAGATCGTATAACCTCAAACTAAAGAATGCCAAAGATGTCTTACCCTTAAGTAGAGATAAACATATTGAATTGAAGAGGTACCTGTCGCAAAAAGGAATTCAATTTCATTAA
- a CDS encoding sensor histidine kinase, with protein MIDLIHYSSSLFRNNNIRTNILISLVISFLVAFFSTFFFTFLFASFAYLSNNLFVYAQLPYFIPLLFLVAFILSFLVLTHFIVKDFKVINRSIRTIANGDLGYRIPDMQISEFKNFSSNLNSMLNQIQDGAMKNSHMEDAHMDLIKAACEELYVPVNHLISNVQHLNIHSAEKSQQYTHLLQVIHEDALQLKEIMDDLLELARYTFTKNRLDFISTDLSLFLDDVILGLIPFAEKKGITIKKEMILFPIYLPIDKTKMSVAITHLLKIHTSYLNNNRFIRFTMDVENNNIVIGMENQTESEFDHAHHELHDAVQKLHRIKSHRALALSIARTIIEKHGGSLSLSHINNSILITLPLDRKPAPQ; from the coding sequence GTGATTGATTTGATCCATTATTCATCATCGTTATTTCGCAACAATAATATTCGCACGAATATTTTGATTAGTCTGGTAATCAGTTTCTTGGTGGCCTTTTTCTCTACATTCTTTTTCACATTTTTATTTGCTTCATTTGCTTATTTAAGTAACAATTTGTTCGTTTATGCACAGTTGCCTTACTTCATCCCGCTCCTTTTTTTAGTCGCTTTCATCCTGTCGTTTTTAGTATTAACACATTTTATTGTAAAAGATTTTAAAGTGATTAATCGCTCTATACGAACCATCGCTAACGGCGATCTTGGCTACAGAATTCCAGATATGCAAATTAGTGAATTCAAGAATTTTTCATCTAATTTGAATTCTATGTTAAATCAAATTCAAGATGGAGCCATGAAAAATAGCCATATGGAGGATGCTCATATGGACTTAATAAAAGCAGCGTGCGAAGAGTTATATGTTCCTGTGAATCATTTAATTAGCAATGTACAGCATTTAAACATCCATTCCGCCGAAAAATCACAACAATACACGCACCTTTTACAAGTTATTCATGAGGATGCACTTCAGTTGAAAGAAATCATGGATGATTTACTTGAACTGGCACGGTATACCTTCACAAAAAACCGTTTGGATTTCATTAGTACGGACCTTTCCCTCTTTCTAGATGATGTTATTCTCGGCTTGATTCCGTTTGCAGAAAAAAAAGGAATCACCATTAAGAAAGAAATGATCTTATTTCCTATTTACTTACCGATCGATAAAACCAAAATGTCTGTGGCCATAACACATCTTCTTAAAATTCATACGAGTTATTTAAACAATAATAGGTTTATTCGTTTCACAATGGACGTGGAGAACAACAACATCGTTATCGGCATGGAGAATCAAACTGAATCTGAATTCGATCATGCACATCATGAATTACACGATGCTGTACAGAAACTGCATAGGATTAAGTCTCATAGGGCACTCGCACTCTCTATAGCTCGAACGATTATCGAAAAGCACGGAGGCTCTTTATCGTTAAGCCATATTAACAATAGCATTTTAATCACATTACCTTTGGACAGAAAGCCTGCTCCGCAATGA
- a CDS encoding thioredoxin family protein, whose product MAITNYNAETYEEIINEGFTIVDFYGEKCGPCEYLSDVLDELIFEMPFLDIIKVNTTVEHDMAEKHNIRGVPMVHFYKDGKLVQDQSGSMSLPQIKEIISKIMY is encoded by the coding sequence ATGGCAATTACGAATTACAATGCTGAAACGTATGAAGAAATCATCAATGAGGGTTTCACTATTGTTGATTTTTATGGAGAGAAGTGCGGACCTTGTGAATACTTGTCTGATGTTTTAGATGAGCTTATTTTTGAAATGCCCTTCCTCGATATCATTAAGGTAAATACAACCGTGGAACATGACATGGCTGAGAAGCACAATATTCGCGGGGTGCCTATGGTTCATTTCTATAAGGACGGGAAGTTGGTACAAGACCAATCGGGTAGTATGTCTTTGCCACAAATCAAAGAAATCATTAGCAAAATCATGTATTAA